A region from the Triticum aestivum cultivar Chinese Spring chromosome 3D, IWGSC CS RefSeq v2.1, whole genome shotgun sequence genome encodes:
- the LOC123073782 gene encoding uncharacterized protein yields the protein MQPAQPPCGSRGGGRGAQAGAAALPRCNHHRLLVLVVIMYLVGGSDVLLLAAAAAPARRLGVAESVAYDVGSRPVPEVVAAASSPSSTPAAVGLTDNKRPVPSCPDALHNR from the coding sequence ATGCAACCGGCGCAGCCTCCGTGTGGAAGtcggggaggagggagaggagcccAAGCGGGGGCGGCCGCACTCCCGCGCtgcaaccaccaccggctgctcgtGCTCGTCGTCATCATGTACCTGGTGGGCGGCAGCGACGTTCTTCTTCTAGCCGCTGCTGCGGCGCCGGCCCGCCGTCTGGGAGTTGCGGAATCCGTGGCGTACGACGTCGGCTCACGGCCGGTACCCGAAGTGGTTGCTgcggcgagctcgccgtcgtccacgCCTGCTGCCGTGGGGCTCACCGACAACAAGCGGCCGGTCCCGAGCTGCCCCGACGCCCTACACAACAGGTAG
- the LOC123073784 gene encoding uncharacterized protein, translating into MQPAQPPCGSRRGGRGAPSRAATLPRCNHHRLLVLVVIVYLLGGSDVLLLAAAAPVRRLGAEASVAYDVGSRPVPEVVAAAGSPSSTPSAVRFADDKRPVPSCPDALHNR; encoded by the coding sequence ATGCAACCGGCGCAGCCTCCGTGTGgcagccggagaggagggagaggagcccCGTCGCGGGCGGCGACACTCCCACGCTGCAACCACCATCGGCTGCTCGTGCTCGTCGTCATCGTGTACCTGCTGGGCGGCAGCGACGTTCTTCTTCTAGCCGCCGCGGCGCCGGTCCGCCGTCTGGGAGCAGAGGCATCCGTGGCGTACGACGTCGGCTCACGGCCGGTACCGGAAGTGGTTGCTGCGGCGGGCTCGCCCTCGTCGACGCCTTCAGCCGTGAGGTTCGCCGACGACAAGCGGCCGGTACCGAGCTGCCCCGACGCCCTCCACAACAGGTAG